One genomic window of Tachypleus tridentatus isolate NWPU-2018 chromosome 12, ASM421037v1, whole genome shotgun sequence includes the following:
- the LOC143233848 gene encoding transmembrane protein 98-like, whose translation MVEVGFMAGMEAVVAVAISVLAVVFLGSLVALIIVCRQKYCRQSDLLSSQLNDNRPDIHLINTDDSTDVELDDVRLHPNIERIIADEQWVDDATGLVPHCLAILKKCHHLTERLVAMTMSSVSHQSQQQLWEIIEVAKKISPRVDDVVLSMYPPLDARLLEARCTAVLLSVSHLALVMRFACRIPTVPDWIDEALAEMEEHLQVLRDAGYADDTQSQLVSGSIQASQSSIVQSGISNLTCLEAGSNSLQCRLPKSSNAGLV comes from the exons ATGGTTGAAGTAGGCTTTATGGCAGGCATGGAAGCTGTTGTGGCAGTGGCCATCAGTGTACTAGCTGTAGTGTTTTTGGGGTCTTTGGTAGCATTGATTATAGTTTGTCGTCAAAAGTACTGTCGCCAGTCAGATCTTCTTTCTTCTCAACTTAATGACAATAG GCCAGATATACACCTCATCAATACAGATGATTCAACTGATGTGGAACTAGATGATGTTCGTCTTCACCCAAATATTGAGAGAATCATTGCTGATGAACAGTGGGTTGATGATGCAAC TGGACTTGTACCACACTGTCTTGCCATACTGAAAAAGTGCCATCATTTGACTGAAAGATTAGTTGCCATGACAATGAGTAGTGTGTCTCATCAGTCACAACAGCAGCTATGGGAAATCATTGAAGTTGCCAAAAAGATAAGTCCAAGGGTTGATGATGTAGTGCTGTCTATGTACCCACCATTAGATGCTAGACTGCTAGAAGCTCG ATGTACAGCTGTACTGCTTTCTGTTTCTCACCTTGCCTTGGTGATGAGATTTGCATGTCGTATCCCAACAGTACCAGACTGGATAGATGAAGCTTTGGCAGAAATGGAAGAACACCTTCAA gtCTTGAGAGATGCTGGATATGCAGATGATACCCAGTCTCAACTGGTCAGTGGTAGCATCCAGGCTAGCCAGTCTAGCATTGTCCAGTCTGGAATCAGTAACCTCACTTGTTTAGAAGCAGGATCTAATTCATTACAATGTCGTCTTCCAAAATCATCAAATGCAGGGCTAGTTTAG